TTGATTGGGACGGGGTAGCGGCTGCTATTACAGAGAATACAAAAATGATTGCCATTCAACGTTCAAAGGGCTATGCATCACGTCCATCCTTTACTATTGAAGAAATTACTTCATTGTGTGTGAAAATCCGTGAATTAGCACCACAGGCGATCATCTTTGTCGATAATTGCTATGGAGAATTTGTGGAGGCTCAGGAACCGACAGAGGTAGGGGCAGATTTAATGGCAGGCTCTCTGATTAAAAATCCAGGCGGTGGCTTAGCCAAAATTGGTGGCTATATTGCTGGTCGTGCCGATTTAGTTGAAAAATGTGCCTATCGTATGACGTCACCGGGTATTGGTGCTGAAGCAGGTGCAACACTAAATACGCTTGGCGATTTTTATCAGGGCTTTTTCCTAGCGCCACACGTTGTAGCACAAGCATTAAAAGGCGCAATTTTCACAGCGGCAATGCTAGAAGAAGTTGGTATGTCTACATCTCCACGCTATGATGCGAAACGAACGGATTTAATTCAATCTGTTTCATTCCAAACGGCTGAACAAATGATTGCCTTTTGTCGCGAAATCCAAGCAAATTCACCAATCAATGCCCATTACGCACCAGAGCCAGCCTATATGCCAGGCTATGAGGATGATGTCATAATGGCGGCAGGTACCTTTATTCAGGGCTCCAGTATTGAGCTTACAGCAGATGGTCCTATTCGCCCGCCATATACGGCATTTATTCAAGGCGGACTCACATATGAGCATGTAAAATTTGCTATTTGTAGTGCGGTTCAAAAAATTCAAAAATAGGTAAGTGAAAAACTATTCTGTTAGGTCAATGAAATCAAGGTGCCAAATAAAAAGTAAATTCCTATTGAATTTCACTTTTTCTATGAAAAAGCAGAGCGGCAGCAATTAGTGGCTTTATGTAAATGCCTTTGCTTTACTTTTGCAGGAAGAAAATGTTTGAAATTATACACTATTATTGATTGGAGTGCAAGGCTACTCGACTCCCGTGGGACAGACGAGACCCTACACGGGGCGTCAGCGAAGGAAGCGGCTCGTCGCTCGCCCACAGGAAGCTTTGCTCTGTGCGTCAGCAACAAAGCGAGTAGCCTGGAACGGAAATCACCTTTATTTTGATTTAATATTCATAAAAATTCCCTTGGCCATTTTTTTAATATTACGAAAAACTATTCAAATCGTTATTTTGAATAGTTTTTTTACAATTTTGTAGCAGTCAAAAAAATATTAAAAAACGATGTCAGGAAACCTTACATATTTGTTGACAGTGTAAAAATTTCGTTATATGATTAGCGGGTATTGGAGGGGACTTAAATGAGTCGTGAAATTAGACGAACTATGCCGTTATTATCTATGAGTATCGTGATGCAATTGACCGAGCTTTCGGCACGCCAAATTCGTTATTATGAAGAACACCATTTAATTGAGCCGCACCGAACAGAAGGCAATCGTCGAATGTTCTCATTAAATGACGTCGATACATTGCTAGAAATTAAAGATTACTTAGAACAGGGCATGAATATGGCAAAGATTAAAAAATTATTTGCTAAAAAGAATAACCCTGTGACGACAGATGAGCCGGATTTAAGTGACTCAGAATTACGTCGTATCATGCGTGAGGAAATGCGTCAAGCACAGCGCATGCAAAAATCATCCATCCGACGTGGGGATTTATCCCGATTCTATTAAAAGCCTTTAATAGGGTAGGGTAAAGATAAAAGCTAGACAAATTATAGGAGTGTGGAAAACTGTGGGTAAATACACAAAAGAGGACATTAAACGTCTTATCGAGGAAAAAAACGTAAGCTTTATTCGTCTACAATTTACGGATATACTTGGCACAATTAAAAACGTTGAGATTCCTGTAAGCCAATTAGACAAAGCGCTAGAAAATAAAATGATGTTTGATGGTTCATCTATTGAAGGCTTCGTTCGTATTGAAGAATCAGATATGTATTTATATCCTGATCTAGATTCCTTCGTGGTGTTCCCTTGGACTTCTGAAAAAGGGAAAGTAGCACGCTTCATTTGTGATGTATACACTGCGAAAGGCGAACCATTTGCTGGTGACCCACGTAACAACCTAAAACGTATCCTAAGAAAAATGGAGGATATGGGCTTCACAAGCTTCAATTTAGGACCTGAGCCAGAGTTCTTCTTATTCAAATTAGATGCAAAAGGCGAACCAACATTAGAGGTTAATGACCACGGTGGTTACTTTGACTTAGCGCCAACTGATCTTGGTGAAAATTGCCGTCGTGATATCGTATTAGAGCTAGAAGAGATGGGCTTTGAAATTGAAGCTTCTCACCATGAGGTAGCTCCTGGACAACACGAAATTGACTTTAAATATGCAGATGCTATCACAGCTTGTGATAATATCCAAACGTTCAAATTAGTTGTAAAAACAATTGCACGTAAACACGGCTTACACGCTACTTTCATGCCAAAACCATTATACGGTGAAGCTGGCTCTGGGATGCACTTCAATGTTTCATTGTTTAAAGGCAAAGAAAATGCTTTCTATGATGAATCGACTGAATTAGGTCTTTCTGAAACAGCTATGCAATTCATGGCAGGCGTTCTTGCGCATGTTCAAGGCTTCACAGCTGTAACAAACCCTACAGTTAACTCTTATAAACGTCTTGTTCCTGGTTATGAAGCACCATGTTATGTGGCATGGTCAGCGCAAAACCGTTCACCATTAATTCGTATTCCATCAGCTCGTGGTCTGTCAACACGTGTAGAGGTACGTTCTGTGGACCCAGCCGCAAATCCTTATTTAGCAATGGCTGTTATTTTAGAAGCGGGTCTAGAAGGGATTCGTCAAAATCTAACTCCACCAGCTGCAATTAACCGTAACATTTATGTGATGTCTGAAGAAGAACGTAAAGCAAACGGAATTGAAAACTTGCCACCAGCTCTTGATGATGCATTAACATTACTTGCTAAAGACAAAGTAGCGCAAGAAGCGTTAGGTGAGCATATCTATGCAAACTTCAAAGAAGCAAAAGAAATTGAGTTTGATATGTATCGCACTACTGTCCATCAATGGGAACGTGACCAATATTTAAAAATGTACTAATTAAGATTAACCGAGTATCTAATAGAGGATACTCGGTTTTTTACAGACATATAAAAAGCACAAAAAGCGATGAGGCGTTTAACAACCTCATCGCTTTTTTTTATCTTGATTCAAGCAGAGTATTAATTAAGTGGCGAGATGAATGGTTATTTAATTAAGAGCTCCTTGGCTATCATAGTTTTTGAAGAGGAGCGTTTTGAGCAAGATTGACGCAATGTAATTGATTAATAGCCCATATGATTGTGATGATACGGCATATGGCCGTGGTGGTGCGACATATGGCAGTGATGCTGCGGCATGTGACAAGGGTTAGGTGGCATTTCGCAAAGTGTATGGTTTTCGCAACATTCATTCACGACAGATTCAGTACATGGGAAATAGTATTGATGATCGAAAATATGTTTATTTACATTTGTAATATGTGTTGGTTGTACATGCGGTACGACAGTATGGATATAATTTGTACGAACATATTGCTCTGGTGGCATAAATTGTGGTGGATCAAATTGTGTTGGCATTGTTTGTGGTGGACAACAATGTGGACCTTTCCCATGATGACGCATACGATTAAACATGGTTATTACCTCCTGTTTTAATAAGTTGTGGTTCATTATTAAGATATGAGTGATATGTCGATAGGGTCTATTTATTTGCCTACTAACTATTAGATAAATCTCACACATCAGTGAAAATCGAAACTTATGTAACATATGCCTAATATATCCTTAGAGCTTATTTAGATGAGTATATATACCTTTGTTTCAAGTGATTTTCTTTATCAAAAGAGATTAATTTGTATATTTGTATAATAAGCAGCCAATTAAAAATAAAATATTATTAAAATTATTAAAAAGGTACGTTTTTTATAAAAAAAGATATTGTAAATACATTTTTTGTACAGTATACTCTTTTAGTGATAATGATTATCATTATTGATTATTATTTGGGAGGACATATATGTCGAAACTTACATTTAACAAAAGAAATTTTTATTTGCTTTTCACATTATTACTATCATTCGCATTTTTACTAGCTGCTTGCGGGGATAAAACATCAAAAAGTAGTGAACAGGAAAATAAAGCATCAGAAGAAGGAAAAACAGAGGAAGCAAGTCGTGAAATTACACATGCGATGGGTACAACAACCGTAAAAGGAACACCGACAAAAATAGTAACGCTTTATCAGGGTGCTACCGATGTGGCAGTTGCAATGGGGATTAAGCCAGTAGGTGCAGTAGAGTCGTGGGCAGAAGCGCCTATCTACAACTATCTTAAAAATGATTTAGATGGTGTAACAATCGTTGGGCAGGAAACACAGCCAAATTTAGAAGAAATTGCGAAGCTTAAGCCTGATTTAATTATTGCTTCGAAAGTGCGTCATGAGGAAATTTATGATCAGTTATCTCAAATTGCACCAACAGTTGCCCATGAAACTGTTTTTGATTTCAAAGGAACAGCAGAAATGATGGGTCAAGCGATGAATCAAGAAGATAAGGTCAAAGAGCTATTAGGAAATTGGGATAACCGAGTGGCAGATTTCCAAACAAAAATTAAAGAAAAGCTTGGAGATCAATGGCCACTACATGTTTCAGTTGTTAATTTTAGAGCAGATCATGCACGAATTTATGTTACAGGCTTTGCAGGATCAATTTTATCAGAACTTGGCTTCGAGGGTCCTAAAAATCTAACAGATGATTCATTAGAGATTGTAAAACTAACGGACAAAGAAAGTATTACACAGATGAATGCAGATGTGATTTATATGTTTATGGAAAATGATGAGGCTGTTAAAAAAGTTTATGAAGAATGGACAAATCATCCATTATGGAAAGAGCTTGATGCAGTCAAAGCAAATCAAGTATATCAGGTTGATGAAATTAATTGGAATCTAGCTGGTGGTATTCTAAGTGCTAATTTAATGCTTGATGATATTTATGACAAATTTGAATTAGAAAAATAATGGCAAGTAAGGGCTGTATCTTTAGCGACAGCCCTCTTCTTGTAGATAGAAAGCTTTATATTTAAACTGCAAGCTAGTTTTCGAGATAAATTGTGGATGAAGAAAGTTGGCATAAAATGAGAATTATTCTTTCCAGTACCTCAATGAAAAAAATTTGCTTCCTAATAAGCTGTGTATTGCTTTTTTGCACATTTATTTTAAGTATTGCACTTGGTCAAACCTCTATATCATTAGAGTCTATCTATCAGGCATTTTTTCATTTTAATGATGCAAATACCGAGCATGTCATTATAAGAACTTCTCGTTTGACACGCGCTATTATCGCTGCGGTAGTTGGTGCCAGTCTTGCCATTGCTGGGGCTTTAATGCGTGCATTAACAAGAAATCCATTAGCGGCACCTGATATTTTAGGTATTAATGCAGGAGCTATATTTTTTATTGTCAGCGCGATTACTTTGTTTTCAATAGATTCCTTAATGAGTTATATGTGGATTGCCTTTTTAGGGGCAGGTATTGCAGGAGCAATGGTTTTTTTCTTAGGATCATTAGGAAGAGATGGTTTAACACCCATCAAAATAGTATTAGCAGGTGCAGCGATTACAGCCTTATTCGTATCGTTTACACAGGGATTACTTGTGATTGATGAACAGGGCCTACAAAGTGTCCTTTTTTGGTTAGCAGGGTCAGTGTCAGGACGTAGCATTGATATGCTTTTACCTGTTCTTCCATTTATTTTAGTCGCAACCATTGTTTCAATAGTTATGGGAAGATCCATTAATGTCTTGCAATCTGGTGATGATATTGCAAAAGGGTTAGGGCAGCGAACAATTATCACTAAAATTACGCTGGGTATAATTATTATTGTGCTTGCAGGTAGCTCTGTAGCAGTTGCGGGCTCAATTGGCTTTATTGGACTGATTGTACCGCATATAGCAATAGGGCTTGTAGGTTCAGATTTTCGCTGGATTATTCCTTATAGTGCGGTGATTGGGGCTACGCTTCTACTGTTGGCTGACATAGCAGCTAGATTTATAATCATGCCATTGGAAATGCCAATTGGTGTTATGACGGCTTTAATTGGTGCTCCTTTCTTCATTTATATTGCACGAAAGGGGTTAGCGAAAAATGCCTAAGTACATGACAATACGCTCAAAATCTGATCGTATTTCGTTTCAAATTGCTTTAAAAACATGCTTGATCACTCTAATTCTGAGTCTTTTATTAGCCCTAATAACGATTCTTGGCTTATCAGCTGGCAGTGACTTTATTCATCCATGGATTGTTATTCAGGAATTGTTTGGCTATGGAAGTGGGGACTATAATTTTGTTTTACATACATTAAGGCTACCTAGAGTATTGATGGCTTTATTAGTCGGTGCAGCACTTGGTGTTGCGGGCTTAATCTTACAAGGAATTATTCGTAATCCACTTGCAGCTCCAGATATTATTGGAGTAACTAGTGGCGCATCAGTTGGGGCGATTGTTTTTATCGTGTATTTTATGGGAGCAGTCAGTATTCAATTTTTACCCCTAGCAGCAATAATAAGTGCTACGATCGTGTCGTTTATCATCTATCTTCTATCCTGGAAAAAGGGTGTAACTCCTATACGTATGGTGTTGATTGGTATTGGGATTTCGGCACTAGCAAAAGCGATGGTGACCATGCTGCTCGTTATTAGCAATGTGGCTGCTACCACGAAAGCATATTTATGGTTAACAGGAAGTTTATATGGGGCTAATATGCAAGATGTTTTTCTATTGCTACCATGGGTTTTAGTATTATTACCATTGACATTCGTAATGGCTAGAATTGTAAATGTTAAGGAATTGGGAGATGATATTGCTATTGGACTAGGCGTAAAAGTCCAAATCTATCGTTTATTCTTTTTACTAATCAGTGTCATGCTTGCAGGTTCTGCTGTAGCCTTTGCTGGTGGAATTGCTTTTGTCGGATTAGTGGCACCACATATGAGTAGAATGCTTGTTGGACGCTCTTTTGCCGCTTTAATTCCAGTAACGGCTATTATCGGTGGCATTATTGTTATAGCAGCCGATATTGTGGCTCGAACAGCCTTCTTACCTAAAGATCTACCAACAGGTGTATTTACAGCAGCTATCGGTGCTCCATTTTTTATATATTTATTGTTTAAAACACGCAATCAATAAATGCTTATAACAACAGCTACAATAGCTAAAGAGTATAAAAGAGGGTGACAGGATTTTGAAAAATGTTTTAAAGGCTCATGATTTAAGCGTATATTATGGGGAAAATAAAATTTTAGAGAATTTAAATTTGCAAATACCTGAAGGAAAAATTACCGTATTGGTAGGTGCCAACGGTTGTGGAAAATCCACACTTTTACGAACCTTTGCCCGCTTAATAAAACCGAAAGCTGGTCAAATTTTCTTAGAGGATGACTTAATTCAAAAAATTCCCACAAAGGATATTGCAAAGCGTTTAGCGATTCTACCACAGGGACCTGTTGCACCTGAAGGATTAACAGTCTTACAATTAATTAAACAGGGGCGTTACCCTCATCAAAGCTGGTTAAAGCAGTGGTCTAATGAGGATGAAAAAATTGTAAATAAGGCGTTAGAAGTAACACAGATGACTGATTTTGTAGATCGATCAGTAGACGCTTTGTCTGGTGGTCAGAGACAGCGTGCTTGGATTGCGATGACCTTAGCACAAAAAACGGATTTAATTTTATTAGATGAACCAACTACCTATTTAGATATGGCTCACCAAATAGAAATATTAGACTTACTATTTGATTTGAATGTCGAAGAAAATCGTACAGTTGTTATGGTGTTACATGATTTAAATTTGGCATGTCGTTATGCCCATCATATTGTTGCAGTACGAGATAAGCAAATATACGCTCAAGGTAAACCTGAGGAAGTTGTAACAATGGAGATGGTGCAAAATGTATTTCGAATGAACTGTACGATCATTAAAGATCCAATTTTCGGGACGCCATTATGTGTTCCTCATGGTAAGGGACAGAAAGTAGGAAGGTAAGCATCGGGTGAGTTTAGATCTTACAACTGATGAAATAGCAGCATTAACGTAAGGGTATAGACTTACTACCGAACAAAAATCAGATTGGATTTATTCAATTCCTGCCAAGAATTCTGTAAAACCTGCCCAAAAATAAAACGAATCTGATTGCCACTTTACTTTCCTAAACAAGTGAATCAGCACCTGAATTTTAACTGCGTGTTTATTCACTTGTTTTTTTATCCCACTTACTGTATTAAGATGCTATTATAAACGAAAAAGGGATAGACTTGCATCTTAATCTATTTTTCGTTATGGTAAATATTGTATTGGAATGAGTGGTCATAAAAAGGGGGTTAAGCCTTGCTTAAAAAAATTTTATTCTTTTTAATGGTTTTAATCATTTTAACTGGGTGTTCCTTAACAGGTGGATACGACTCCTCTAAAGCGATTAAAAGAGGGGATATTACAATTTTACATAACGGAGTACATAATTTAGAACGATTTGAACTATTTCTTGAGCATCTAGCTAATAATCAAGAGGATACTGTTCGAGTGACTTCCTATACAAAAGAGGGGGATCCCATCTTCGAAGATGTACATTTTGATGGGAAGGACATTCAATATACGCATGATAATTCACAGGATGCATTTGGAGGGCAGGACAAAGGGCAAGAGACAGATGTTTGCAAAAATATAATGTCTAGGGTAAATGATCAAAATGAAGTGGAGTATGTATTAGTTGACTGTATAAAAAATGGGGAAATTCCTCTTTTTCAAATAAATGGGGAAGAGGCTAAAAAATAATAACATACCTGACAAAAAGATGCCAAGTCTTCTTGTCAAATGACCTGGCATCAAGAGAACATACTATTAGATGACTATTTTTTTCTTCACACGCTTCCATAATAGTAGCATATAGATAAAAAGTACAATTATTATAATATAGGTATATAACAAAGAGCTTTCCTCGTTGCCCATAAAGTTAAAGAAATTATTCAAGCTATGGAACAATATTGTTAGAATGATGGATTGACCATCTAAAATTAATAAAGAAAGTACAAGCCCGACAAGTAGTGCATAGATTAATTGGATAACTGTATCTTCAAGAGATTGACCACCAAGTAACTGTAAGGCATGTGTGATGCTAAATAGGAGACTTGATACCCAAATGGCTGTTAAAGGCCCTTTTGCTAATAGCGTCCGTAGCATGATGCCTCTAAAAACGGTCTCTTCGATAAAAGCTACAACGAACAATTGCATGATCAACATCACGATTAAATTACTAAAGGATTCTGTATTCAAGCCTTTGGTACCGAAAAGAATGATACATAAAACGAAAATAAGTGGGCTAACAAGTAAAATATCACTTTTATTAAAAGCTAAGAAGAAGTATTGGTGCCATTTCTTTTTCACTGCAATGTACACAAAGAGCCCTAATGAAAGAGGTACTAGCAGCGCAAATTGGAAAAAGGGACTTGATGGTTGTTGAATGGAAACGTAGGCACCATTTATAACATAGAAAAATATAAGTAAAAGTTCTAAGCCAATTAGTTTAAAAAAGATTTTTTTGTCATCTACACGATCCCTTCTTTTTGAATTAAGCAGGATTTACTGAAGCCTTCCGTAAAGCCAGTGAGATGATAAAGTATAGGAGGACACTAAATACTAATAGACTACTTACTATTGTTATAGCTGATACTTTTGAAAACAGTTCAAACAATGGAGTATACCACTCGAAAATGACCATAGTAATTGGAATTAAACAAACTAATCCGATAAAACTATAACCACCAACAGTTCCAAAACGATAAAAGATAATGTTTAACAATAGCCCAGATGTTAAAGCGAATAGTAGTAATACCGTGTCCAGTGCAACTGTATCTATAAATGCAGTGGAGTTTCCGAAAAAGTATATTGGATGAATAATAAATATTTCTTTAATTTTTAGTAATGCTGTAAAGTAGGTAATGACTTTATGCGTACAAGTAATGATTACAGCGCCAGCTAGGCTCCAGCAGATAAAAAAGAGACCAACATTGACCATATACTGCGTACGACTTATTCCGAGTTTTAAAAAATAAGGCAAGGTGTTATTTAACAACTTTGATGCCGTTGAACTGTAAAAGATATAGACTGGAATAGAAATCGTAATGGCGAAAGAAAACAAGTATTGCCCAAAAAAAGTATCTATGAAAAAAGTCAATAGAACGATAGAAAATAAAATGCTCCAAAAAATAATGTTTTTCTTTTTATAGCTTTGAAATAGAATATAAAAACTACCCTTCACTGTATTCATTTAATAGCCCTCGCTTTCTGCTGCTTACTTAAGTACACCAACATATCCTGTAAGGAAACACGCTCAAGTTTAATATTCTGCCCCTCGATATGGCGACCATCGCTATAGATTACCGCAGTTAATTTCTGCATAAACATATGTTGATAGATAATTTCTAGTCCATGTATTGCCTGCTCAACATCTGAAGCGTTTCCTTTTACAGCTACAATATGCTGGTGCCATTCCTCTGCTGCTTTTTGAAGCAACAACTGCCCTTCATTCAAAATTAGAATTTCCTCGAAGAGATCACTTGCCTCATCAATTAAATGTGTGGACAAGATAAAAAGTCTTGGATTTTCAGTTTGTTGCTCAATTAATAAATCATAAAATGTATTTCGTGCAGCGACATCAAGCCCGATATAAGGCTCATCGAAAATTGTTATTCCTGCATTGCTTGCAAACCCTGTAATAATGCCTAAAGCTGAAACCATTCCTTTCGATAAACCACGAACCTTATCCTTGGGATTTAATGCAAATACCTCTAGTAACTCCCTCGCAAGTGCTTCATCCCATTGTGGATAAAAGAAACTATTAGCTTTTAATGCCTGTGCAATGGTCATTTCCTCCTGAAAATTACCACTTTCTGCGATAAAGCAAATATCACGTAAAGTTGCAGGTGCATTGAACACATTTTCTCCGTTGACAGAGATGCTTCCACTAGTTGGGGCAATAAGTCCAGCTAATAAATTTAAAAAGGTTGTTTTACCAGCACCATT
This genomic stretch from Lysinibacillus pakistanensis harbors:
- a CDS encoding aminotransferase class I/II-fold pyridoxal phosphate-dependent enzyme; translation: MTFTTNLTEETLALATKIEEKVRPFQRKVDEMAFFNQQKVLAAFRKHQVSDYHLHPSNGYGYDDEGRDNLERVYAEVFGAEAAIVRPQIISGTHAITLSLFGVLRPGDELLYISGQPYDTLQSIVDGGDKDTGSLKDYKIGYRHVDLMENQLIDWDGVAAAITENTKMIAIQRSKGYASRPSFTIEEITSLCVKIRELAPQAIIFVDNCYGEFVEAQEPTEVGADLMAGSLIKNPGGGLAKIGGYIAGRADLVEKCAYRMTSPGIGAEAGATLNTLGDFYQGFFLAPHVVAQALKGAIFTAAMLEEVGMSTSPRYDAKRTDLIQSVSFQTAEQMIAFCREIQANSPINAHYAPEPAYMPGYEDDVIMAAGTFIQGSSIELTADGPIRPPYTAFIQGGLTYEHVKFAICSAVQKIQK
- a CDS encoding MerR family transcriptional regulator, which produces MSREIRRTMPLLSMSIVMQLTELSARQIRYYEEHHLIEPHRTEGNRRMFSLNDVDTLLEIKDYLEQGMNMAKIKKLFAKKNNPVTTDEPDLSDSELRRIMREEMRQAQRMQKSSIRRGDLSRFY
- the glnA gene encoding type I glutamate--ammonia ligase, translated to MGKYTKEDIKRLIEEKNVSFIRLQFTDILGTIKNVEIPVSQLDKALENKMMFDGSSIEGFVRIEESDMYLYPDLDSFVVFPWTSEKGKVARFICDVYTAKGEPFAGDPRNNLKRILRKMEDMGFTSFNLGPEPEFFLFKLDAKGEPTLEVNDHGGYFDLAPTDLGENCRRDIVLELEEMGFEIEASHHEVAPGQHEIDFKYADAITACDNIQTFKLVVKTIARKHGLHATFMPKPLYGEAGSGMHFNVSLFKGKENAFYDESTELGLSETAMQFMAGVLAHVQGFTAVTNPTVNSYKRLVPGYEAPCYVAWSAQNRSPLIRIPSARGLSTRVEVRSVDPAANPYLAMAVILEAGLEGIRQNLTPPAAINRNIYVMSEEERKANGIENLPPALDDALTLLAKDKVAQEALGEHIYANFKEAKEIEFDMYRTTVHQWERDQYLKMY
- a CDS encoding CotD family spore coat protein, with translation MFNRMRHHGKGPHCCPPQTMPTQFDPPQFMPPEQYVRTNYIHTVVPHVQPTHITNVNKHIFDHQYYFPCTESVVNECCENHTLCEMPPNPCHMPQHHCHMSHHHGHMPYHHNHMGY
- a CDS encoding ABC transporter substrate-binding protein, whose translation is MSKLTFNKRNFYLLFTLLLSFAFLLAACGDKTSKSSEQENKASEEGKTEEASREITHAMGTTTVKGTPTKIVTLYQGATDVAVAMGIKPVGAVESWAEAPIYNYLKNDLDGVTIVGQETQPNLEEIAKLKPDLIIASKVRHEEIYDQLSQIAPTVAHETVFDFKGTAEMMGQAMNQEDKVKELLGNWDNRVADFQTKIKEKLGDQWPLHVSVVNFRADHARIYVTGFAGSILSELGFEGPKNLTDDSLEIVKLTDKESITQMNADVIYMFMENDEAVKKVYEEWTNHPLWKELDAVKANQVYQVDEINWNLAGGILSANLMLDDIYDKFELEK
- a CDS encoding FecCD family ABC transporter permease gives rise to the protein MRIILSSTSMKKICFLISCVLLFCTFILSIALGQTSISLESIYQAFFHFNDANTEHVIIRTSRLTRAIIAAVVGASLAIAGALMRALTRNPLAAPDILGINAGAIFFIVSAITLFSIDSLMSYMWIAFLGAGIAGAMVFFLGSLGRDGLTPIKIVLAGAAITALFVSFTQGLLVIDEQGLQSVLFWLAGSVSGRSIDMLLPVLPFILVATIVSIVMGRSINVLQSGDDIAKGLGQRTIITKITLGIIIIVLAGSSVAVAGSIGFIGLIVPHIAIGLVGSDFRWIIPYSAVIGATLLLLADIAARFIIMPLEMPIGVMTALIGAPFFIYIARKGLAKNA
- a CDS encoding FecCD family ABC transporter permease, whose product is MPKYMTIRSKSDRISFQIALKTCLITLILSLLLALITILGLSAGSDFIHPWIVIQELFGYGSGDYNFVLHTLRLPRVLMALLVGAALGVAGLILQGIIRNPLAAPDIIGVTSGASVGAIVFIVYFMGAVSIQFLPLAAIISATIVSFIIYLLSWKKGVTPIRMVLIGIGISALAKAMVTMLLVISNVAATTKAYLWLTGSLYGANMQDVFLLLPWVLVLLPLTFVMARIVNVKELGDDIAIGLGVKVQIYRLFFLLISVMLAGSAVAFAGGIAFVGLVAPHMSRMLVGRSFAALIPVTAIIGGIIVIAADIVARTAFLPKDLPTGVFTAAIGAPFFIYLLFKTRNQ
- a CDS encoding ABC transporter ATP-binding protein, which codes for MKNVLKAHDLSVYYGENKILENLNLQIPEGKITVLVGANGCGKSTLLRTFARLIKPKAGQIFLEDDLIQKIPTKDIAKRLAILPQGPVAPEGLTVLQLIKQGRYPHQSWLKQWSNEDEKIVNKALEVTQMTDFVDRSVDALSGGQRQRAWIAMTLAQKTDLILLDEPTTYLDMAHQIEILDLLFDLNVEENRTVVMVLHDLNLACRYAHHIVAVRDKQIYAQGKPEEVVTMEMVQNVFRMNCTIIKDPIFGTPLCVPHGKGQKVGR
- a CDS encoding DUF4362 domain-containing protein, with the translated sequence MLKKILFFLMVLIILTGCSLTGGYDSSKAIKRGDITILHNGVHNLERFELFLEHLANNQEDTVRVTSYTKEGDPIFEDVHFDGKDIQYTHDNSQDAFGGQDKGQETDVCKNIMSRVNDQNEVEYVLVDCIKNGEIPLFQINGEEAKK
- a CDS encoding CPBP family intramembrane glutamic endopeptidase, which produces MYIAVKKKWHQYFFLAFNKSDILLVSPLIFVLCIILFGTKGLNTESFSNLIVMLIMQLFVVAFIEETVFRGIMLRTLLAKGPLTAIWVSSLLFSITHALQLLGGQSLEDTVIQLIYALLVGLVLSLLILDGQSIILTILFHSLNNFFNFMGNEESSLLYTYIIIIVLFIYMLLLWKRVKKKIVI
- a CDS encoding ABC transporter ATP-binding protein; translation: MKIDVKNVVKTFKHKKALKNLTFTLEGPKIIGFLGHNGAGKTTFLNLLAGLIAPTSGSISVNGENVFNAPATLRDICFIAESGNFQEEMTIAQALKANSFFYPQWDEALARELLEVFALNPKDKVRGLSKGMVSALGIITGFASNAGITIFDEPYIGLDVAARNTFYDLLIEQQTENPRLFILSTHLIDEASDLFEEILILNEGQLLLQKAAEEWHQHIVAVKGNASDVEQAIHGLEIIYQHMFMQKLTAVIYSDGRHIEGQNIKLERVSLQDMLVYLSKQQKARAIK